One Kineococcus radiotolerans SRS30216 = ATCC BAA-149 DNA window includes the following coding sequences:
- a CDS encoding SIR2 family protein: MDAHVSLALALQSGPGTVAALLGAGASASAGLPTAWEVRQELIRRAALAAGEAVPTDPEAWWSDRGGSAGYDGLLAELAPTPAGRRDLLRGFFEPTEDGRERGEKRPGAVHHALAQLVVTGAVRVVLTLNFDRLIETALREAGIEPVVIDSPAAVEGMEPLQHQRAVVVHLHGDYLSPATLNTPEELNTYPAALNALIDEVFDRYGLLVIGWSATWDNALRARLQAARSPRYGTWWIDQFPLSGHAQDLASARRAAVAIADAGVELARVVDALQALAEQRLQDPVGPPAAVAFAKRALAGANVAIGLHDTLSRETDRVANLDAVRSNEFNVGGNQLAAVYARRRDQILAGTATLSALVATSAYWGNERTDAWWLPTITRSVPREIVGGLTPLIGLRLGVATLLTHAAGIAATAVRRDELVAHLAAGNRLTWNDQILEAAAVLTPAVLWAEDGADAELRLREYLRPLLQNHLALGAAGYEHAWEDWAAVCYLTRRQAGTTVAAPLMVIDGNEPYAPALKRLKGRIKDLPENTGLFAHGNLGGRIGLAWPLLERYESQVAEWAKELDRNHITPFGAGIGGGVIPTGPRYPGRPDLAWR, translated from the coding sequence GTGGATGCTCATGTCTCCCTGGCCTTGGCCTTGCAGTCCGGCCCCGGCACGGTCGCTGCCTTGCTCGGGGCCGGTGCGTCGGCGTCGGCGGGGCTGCCCACGGCGTGGGAGGTGCGGCAGGAGCTGATCCGCCGGGCCGCGCTCGCTGCCGGTGAGGCGGTGCCGACCGACCCCGAAGCATGGTGGTCTGATCGCGGTGGCAGCGCAGGCTACGACGGGCTGCTGGCGGAGCTGGCGCCCACGCCGGCGGGGCGGCGCGACTTGCTGCGGGGCTTCTTCGAGCCCACCGAGGACGGGCGCGAACGGGGGGAGAAGCGTCCCGGTGCGGTGCACCACGCGCTGGCCCAGCTGGTGGTCACTGGCGCGGTGCGGGTGGTACTGACGTTGAACTTCGACCGCCTCATCGAGACCGCGCTGCGCGAGGCGGGTATCGAGCCGGTCGTCATCGACTCTCCGGCCGCGGTGGAGGGGATGGAACCGCTGCAGCACCAGCGAGCGGTGGTGGTGCACCTGCACGGTGACTACCTCTCACCCGCGACGCTGAACACCCCCGAGGAGCTCAATACCTACCCGGCTGCGCTCAACGCCTTGATCGATGAGGTCTTCGACCGTTATGGCCTGCTCGTCATCGGCTGGTCAGCGACGTGGGACAACGCCCTCCGAGCGCGCCTGCAGGCCGCCCGCAGCCCCCGCTACGGCACCTGGTGGATCGACCAGTTCCCCCTAAGCGGGCACGCCCAGGACCTGGCCAGCGCCCGTCGGGCCGCGGTGGCTATCGCAGATGCGGGGGTAGAGCTGGCGCGGGTGGTCGACGCGCTGCAGGCGCTCGCGGAACAGCGCCTGCAGGATCCCGTGGGGCCGCCCGCGGCTGTGGCCTTCGCCAAGCGAGCCCTGGCCGGGGCGAATGTGGCCATTGGTTTGCATGACACCCTCAGCCGGGAGACCGACCGGGTAGCGAACCTCGACGCTGTCCGCTCAAATGAGTTCAACGTGGGCGGTAATCAGCTGGCGGCCGTGTACGCCCGTCGTCGGGATCAGATTCTCGCCGGCACCGCCACGTTAAGCGCGCTGGTGGCTACCAGCGCTTACTGGGGAAATGAGCGCACCGATGCTTGGTGGTTACCCACCATCACCCGCTCGGTGCCACGCGAGATCGTCGGTGGACTCACGCCGTTGATCGGCCTGCGTTTGGGAGTGGCGACGCTGCTGACCCACGCCGCCGGCATCGCTGCCACCGCCGTCCGTCGCGACGAGCTGGTTGCCCACTTGGCCGCCGGTAACCGCCTCACGTGGAATGACCAAATCCTAGAGGCGGCTGCGGTGCTGACCCCGGCGGTGTTGTGGGCAGAAGACGGCGCCGACGCCGAACTGCGCCTGCGAGAGTACTTGCGGCCGCTGCTGCAGAACCACCTCGCCCTCGGCGCCGCCGGGTATGAGCACGCGTGGGAGGACTGGGCCGCAGTGTGTTACCTCACCCGGCGGCAGGCGGGCACCACTGTGGCTGCTCCCCTCATGGTCATCGACGGCAACGAACCGTACGCGCCGGCCTTGAAGCGACTCAAAGGGCGAATCAAGGATTTACCGGAGAACACGGGCCTGTTCGCTCATGGCAATCTTGGCGGCAGGATCGGGCTGGCGTGGCCGCTCCTCGAACGCTACGAGAGTCAGGTCGCCGAGTGGGCCAAGGAGCTCGACCGGAACCACATTACTCCCTTTGGTGCCGGCATCGGAGGAGGCGTCATTCCTACAGGGCCGCGTTACCCCGGTCGTCCTGATTTGGCGTGGCGCTGA